Proteins encoded within one genomic window of uncultured Sphingopyxis sp.:
- a CDS encoding glycosyltransferase family 4 protein: MTHPMCDDIPQHIAHLTSVHSRYDTRIFRKLCNSLADAGYAVSLVVADGKGDERCSNGVRIVDAGRSTGRLRRMIEATRRVGARARELNADLYHLHDPELMPLGLALKRRGKRVVFDFHEDVPKQLLSKPYLNPWMLHVISAIFARYEKRAAGKLDAVIGATPIITEKFRGKAKRLANINNFPRLGELESTLPSGEKANEVAYVGGISETRGILPLVRSLERTKSDVRLNLAGKFESSSFEQVLKSSEGWQSVNELGFLDREGVRDLLSRSILGVVTLLPTPAYLDALPVKMFEYMSAGIPVIASDFPLWREIIVGHDCGLCVDPEDPDAIAAAIDALVSDRERAEQMGRNGRRAVHEIFNWSIEERKLLQLYTDILA; this comes from the coding sequence ATGACCCATCCGATGTGTGACGACATACCGCAGCATATCGCGCATCTGACCTCGGTCCACTCCCGGTACGATACGCGCATTTTCCGAAAACTCTGCAATAGTCTCGCCGATGCCGGTTATGCGGTATCGCTCGTGGTTGCCGACGGGAAAGGCGATGAACGCTGCAGCAATGGCGTTCGGATCGTCGATGCCGGGCGTTCGACTGGCAGGCTTCGCAGAATGATCGAAGCGACCCGACGGGTGGGTGCTCGGGCGCGCGAACTGAACGCCGATCTCTATCATTTGCACGATCCGGAATTGATGCCCCTCGGCTTGGCGCTGAAACGACGCGGCAAACGCGTTGTTTTCGACTTTCACGAGGATGTGCCCAAGCAGTTGCTGAGCAAACCCTATCTCAATCCTTGGATGCTGCATGTTATTTCTGCGATTTTTGCACGTTATGAAAAGCGAGCCGCAGGGAAATTGGATGCGGTGATCGGCGCTACCCCTATCATCACTGAAAAATTTCGCGGCAAGGCCAAGAGGCTTGCCAATATAAATAATTTCCCGCGTCTCGGAGAACTTGAGAGCACGCTTCCTTCTGGAGAAAAAGCAAACGAGGTCGCCTATGTCGGAGGAATTTCCGAAACCAGGGGCATTCTTCCTCTGGTTCGATCGCTTGAGCGAACGAAATCAGACGTCAGGCTCAACCTTGCGGGGAAATTCGAAAGCAGCTCGTTCGAGCAGGTGTTGAAAAGCTCGGAGGGCTGGCAATCGGTCAATGAATTGGGCTTTCTGGATCGAGAGGGTGTCCGCGACCTCCTGTCCAGATCGATACTGGGGGTTGTCACGCTTTTGCCGACTCCCGCCTATCTCGATGCGTTGCCGGTGAAGATGTTCGAATATATGTCGGCCGGCATTCCCGTGATCGCATCCGATTTTCCGCTCTGGCGCGAAATCATCGTTGGTCATGATTGCGGCCTCTGTGTGGATCCCGAGGACCCCGACGCCATCGCGGCCGCCATAGACGCGCTGGTGTCGGATCGCGAAAGGGCCGAACAGATGGGCCGCAACGGCCGCAGGGCGGTCCATGAAATCTTCAACTGGTCGATCGAGGAAAGAAAACTCTTGCAACTTTATACGGATATTCTGGCATGA
- the wecB gene encoding UDP-N-acetylglucosamine 2-epimerase (non-hydrolyzing) produces MTAKLTIATIVGARPQFIKASAVSTAIQARPDIDEIIIHTGQHYDANMSDVFFEELGIPRPAHNLDVHGGSHGAMTGRMLEGIERLLMDVRPDTVLVYGDTNSTLAGALAAAKLHIPVAHVEAGLRSFNMRMPEEINRILTDRVSDWLFAPTEEACAHLRGEGVAGDRIHNVGDVMFDVALLQGARVDAAGGALGRLKLAPKSYALATVHRAENTDDPQRLSNIVDALIELAKRVPVVWPVHPRTRGILARTDRWADAERAILIVDPVSYLEMVQLEKFAALIATDSGGVQKEAFFHGVPCVTLRDETEWTELVDAGWNRLAPPMSRSTMVEAFDAALGSQGEAIAPYGKGDAAQTIVQHLVNAGGK; encoded by the coding sequence ATGACGGCCAAGCTGACAATCGCAACCATAGTCGGCGCGCGTCCCCAATTCATCAAGGCGAGCGCCGTGTCGACCGCGATTCAGGCGCGGCCCGACATCGATGAGATCATCATCCACACCGGCCAGCATTATGACGCCAATATGTCGGACGTGTTTTTCGAGGAGCTTGGTATCCCGCGTCCGGCCCATAACCTCGACGTCCATGGCGGTTCGCATGGTGCGATGACCGGCCGGATGCTGGAGGGCATCGAACGGCTCCTGATGGATGTCCGTCCCGATACGGTCCTGGTCTATGGCGACACGAATTCCACGCTGGCGGGGGCGTTGGCCGCGGCGAAGCTTCATATTCCCGTCGCGCACGTCGAGGCAGGCTTGCGCAGCTTCAACATGCGGATGCCCGAAGAGATCAACCGCATATTGACCGATCGCGTCTCCGATTGGTTGTTCGCACCGACCGAGGAGGCATGCGCCCATCTTCGCGGCGAGGGTGTCGCCGGCGACCGCATTCACAATGTCGGTGACGTGATGTTTGACGTCGCCTTGTTGCAGGGCGCGCGCGTTGACGCTGCGGGCGGGGCGCTGGGTCGATTGAAGCTGGCGCCCAAATCCTATGCGCTGGCGACGGTCCACCGGGCCGAGAATACGGACGACCCCCAGCGGCTGTCGAACATCGTCGACGCATTGATCGAACTCGCGAAGCGCGTCCCGGTCGTGTGGCCGGTGCATCCCCGAACAAGGGGGATTCTCGCCCGGACCGATCGCTGGGCTGACGCGGAGAGGGCGATCCTGATCGTCGATCCGGTAAGCTATCTCGAGATGGTGCAACTGGAGAAATTCGCCGCGCTCATCGCAACCGATTCGGGTGGGGTGCAGAAAGAGGCGTTTTTCCATGGGGTGCCGTGCGTTACGCTGCGCGACGAAACCGAATGGACCGAATTGGTGGACGCGGGCTGGAACCGTCTGGCGCCCCCAATGTCGCGGTCAACGATGGTGGAAGCGTTCGACGCGGCGCTGGGCAGCCAAGGCGAAGCGATAGCCCCCTATGGCAAGGGTGACGCGGCCCAGACAATCGTCCAGCATCTCGTCAACGCGGGGGGCAAATAA